TCAAACACCTGTGCGTCCCAAAGCATAGCAACTGGCTGTTTCTGCTCTTCAATAACTGAGAACAGACGTCCGTTGTATGTTGAGCCCATGACGATCTCACCATCAGCAAGCAGCTGAGGTGTATCAGCACCAGCTGACCACCAGATCACGTCATCCTTGATTGTGTCCAGCTTGGCCAGAGCCCGCTCTTGACCTTCTGGAGTGGCCAGTACGTCATAAACTTCGTTTTTCGCAACACCGTCACAGAGCAATGCCCACTCCATGTTGTTGATCGGGCGTTTTTCCAATGACCGTTTTCCAGGCCATGTCTTGGTGTCGAAAATCGCACAAACAGAAGTTGGTTTTTTGTCACCAACCAGATCAGTCCGGTAGCCAAATGTTGTGGAGTATACGATCTGTGGGATGAAACAATCAGAAACGATCAGGTCACCAAAGTCTTTACTCGCTGGCGTTCCGTCCGGAGCCGCAGCCAAAACTTTGTCGTGATCAATTTCTGCAGCCAGGCCTTCGTCGCAAAGACGAATAGCATCGGCAGCAACAACGTCTACGAGATCCCAAGTAACGTTACCGGCCTCATCCATAGCCCGCAACTTGGCCACAGCCTCTGCGGAACTCTCGTCATTGATCACCTTAATGCCAGTCTTTTCCATGTAAGGTTCATGGTATGCCTTCATT
This genomic stretch from Sneathiella limimaris harbors:
- a CDS encoding extracellular solute-binding protein → MADEMTIVSWGGAYSASQMKAYHEPYMEKTGIKVINDESSAEAVAKLRAMDEAGNVTWDLVDVVAADAIRLCDEGLAAEIDHDKVLAAAPDGTPASKDFGDLIVSDCFIPQIVYSTTFGYRTDLVGDKKPTSVCAIFDTKTWPGKRSLEKRPINNMEWALLCDGVAKNEVYDVLATPEGQERALAKLDTIKDDVIWWSAGADTPQLLADGEIVMGSTYNGRLFSVIEEQKQPVAMLWDAQVFDLDGWIVPAGLSPERKARVMDYLKFATDTQRLADQAKYISYGPARKSSAPLVGKHAELGIEMGPHMPTDPNNAKNTFLYNYEFWADYRDDIDAKFQAWLAN